One window from the genome of Myripristis murdjan chromosome 6, fMyrMur1.1, whole genome shotgun sequence encodes:
- the irf7 gene encoding interferon regulatory factor 7 isoform X2, with protein sequence MQSPPKPQFANWLIEQVQTGQYKGLCYVEQNKFRVPWKHNSRKDCNDEDSKIFRAWAVASGKINEFPNDKAKWKTNFRCALNNLTKRFKMVSDNSKNSEDPHKIYEIINTEYNYESQQTDDSPDDFDIYSSPIEYLPSGTEHILLNHLMTLDLGSNQAEEQQWTENYGQQPAAVPVSYPAIQPAAAEPLPGSGTHTQPPIYCPNPEPVFSSPPQPSIYDLEISIHYRKREMLKFSLRSPRVQLHYQQEAPELNAQPICFPTTAGLLDRKQIEYTERILNSIQRGLLLEVRDTGIYACRQDRCHVFASTNDPSVAHPDPRKLPPNTMIELLSFEKT encoded by the exons ATGCAAAG tCCCCCCAAGCCACAGTTTGCCAACTGGCTCATAGAGCAGGTGCAGACCGGCCAGTACAAGGGCCTGTGTTACGTGGAGCAAAACAAGTTCAGAGTCCCCTGGAAGCACAACTCCAGAAAGGACTGCAACGATGAGGACAGTAAAATATTCAGG GCATGGGCAGTGGCAAGTGGTAAAATCAATGAGTTCCCTAACGACAAAGCCAAGTGGAAAACCAACTTCCGCTGCGCGCTGAACAACCTCACCAAGCGCTTCAAGATGGTCAGTGATAATTCCAAGAATTCGGAGGATCCTCATAAAATCTATGAGATCATCAACACTGAGT ATAACTACGAAAGCCAGCAAACAGACGACTCCCCTGATGATTTCGACATCTACAGCTCCCCGATCGAATACTTGCCTTCAGGCACTGAG CACATTCTTCTCAACCATTTAATGACCTTAGACCTTGGCAGTAATCAAGCAG AAGAGCAGCAATGGACAGAGAACTACGGCCAGCAGCCCGCAGCCGTCCCTGTCAGCTACCCTGCCATtcagcctgcagcagcagagccacTGCCGGGCTCAGGGACCCACACACAACCACCCATCTACTGCC CAAATCCAGAGCCAGTGTTCAGCTCACCTCCCCAGCCATCCATCTATGACCTGGAGATCTCTATCCACTACAGGAAAAGAGAAATGCTAAAGTTTTCGCTGCGCAGTCCACGTGTGCAGCTCCACTACCAGCAAGAGGCCCCTGAACTCAACGCCCAGCCCATTTGCTTCCCCACCACTGCCGGCCTGCTGGACCGCAAACAG ATTGAGTACACCGAGCGCATCCTTAATAGCATCCAGAGAGGCCTACTCCTGGAGGTACGGGACACAGGGATCTATGCCTGCAGGCAGGATAGGTGCCATGTGTTTGCCAGTACAAATGACCCCAGTGTGGCCCATCCAGATCCAAGGAAGCTGCCCCCAAATACCATGATTGAGCTCCTCAGCTTTGAGAA